In Mixophyes fleayi isolate aMixFle1 chromosome 4, aMixFle1.hap1, whole genome shotgun sequence, the following proteins share a genomic window:
- the LOC142150905 gene encoding uncharacterized protein LOC142150905: protein MEGVTQYIRRSVRGVTQYIRRSVRGVTQHIRRKEKRSGCDTIYKEKCAGCDTVYKEKSAGCDTVYKEKRTGCDTVYKEKRTGCDTVYKEKRTGCDTVYKEKRTGCDTVYKEKRAGCDTVYKEKHGGCDTVYKEKLTGCDTVYKEKRAGCDTVYKEKRAGCDTVYKEKRAWCDTVYKEKRAGCDTVYKEKRTGCDTVYTEKHGGCDTVYKEKRTGCDTVYKEKRAGCDTVYKEKRTGCDTVYTEKHGGCDTVYKEKRAGCDTVYKEKHGGCDTVYKEKRAGCDTVYKEKHGGCDTVNKEKRTGCDTVYKEKRTGCDTVYKEKRTGCDTVYKEKRAGCDTVYKEKRAGCDTVYKEKRTGCDTVYKEKHGGCDTVYTEKHGGCDTVYKEKRTGCDTVYKEKRTGCDTVYKEKHGGCDTVYKEKRTGCDTVYKEKRAGCDTVYKEKRTGCDTVYKEKRAGCDTVYKEKRTGCDTVYKEKRTGCDTVYKEKRTGI from the exons atggagggtgtgacacagtatataaggagaagcgtacggggtgtgacacagtatataaggagaagcgtacggggtgtgacacagcaTATAAGGAGAAAGGAGAAGCGTTCGGGGTGTGACACAATATATAAGGAGAAGtgtgcggggtgtgacacagtatataaggagaagagTGCGGgttgtgacacagtatataaggagaagcgtacggggtgtgacacagtatataaggagaagcgtacggggtgtgacacagtatataaggagaagcgtacggggtgtgacacagtatataaggagaagcgtacggggtgtgacacagtatataaggagaagcgtgcgggttgtgacacagtatataaggagaagcatggggggtgtgacacagtatataaggagaagctaacggggtgtgacacagtatataaggagaagcgtgcgggttgtgacacagtatataaggagaagcgtgcgggttgtgacacagtatataaggagaagcgtgcgtggtgtgacacagtatataaggagaagcgtgcggggtgtgacacagtatataaggagaagcgtacggggtgtgacacagtatatacgGAGAAGCATggggggtgtgacacagtatataaggagaagcgtacggggtgtgacacagtatataaggagaagcgtgcggggtgtgacacagtatataaggagaagcgtacggggtgtgacacagtatatacgGAGAAGCATggggggtgtgacacagtatataaggagaagcgtgcggggtgtgacacagtatataaggagaagcatggagggtgtgacacagtatataaggagaagcgtgcgggttgtgacacagtatataaggagaagcatggggggtgtgacacagtaaataaggagaagcgtacggggtgtgacacagtatataaggagaagcgtacggggtgtgacacagtatataaggagaagcgtacggggtgtgacacagtatacaAGGAGAAGCGTGCGGGTTGTGACAccgtatataaggagaagcgtgcggggtgtgacacagtatataaggagaagcgtacggggtgtgacacagtatataaggagaagcatgGAGGTTGTGACACAGTATATACGGAGAAGCATggggggtgtgacacagtatataaggagaagcgtacggggtgtgacacagtatataaggagaagcgtacggggtgtgacacagtatataaggagaagcatggggggtgtgacacagtatataaggagaagcgtacggggtgtgacacagtatataaggagaagcgtgcggggtgtgacacagtatataaggagaagcgtacggggtgtgacacagtatataaggagaagcgtgcggggtgtgacacagtatataaggagaagcgtacggggtgtgacacagtatataaggagaagcgtacggggtgtgacacagtatataaggagaagcgtacggg tatataa